AAAGAACAGAGAGATAGCACAATGTGAAACCACAGACTGTTCTGGTTGTGTTCTCATTTATTGTCTCACAAAGTCAAAGTGGAATAAGTCCAGTCTTCTCTCCGtcaactctctcttctttgtcCTTAGCTTACATAACCAAAACCCATCTAAGATTACCTGAGAGAACTCTCCGGCGACCTAAAAATGGAAACTTCCCGTTATACCCTTCCTCTTCTCCTCGTCAATATTCAAACCCTTTTCGCCGTCAAGAACCTCCGTTCGATCCTCGGAGCTAACAATCTCCCACTCGACACCAAACCTGACCAGCGCGTGAACCCGAATCAAGTCGTGCGTATCCCAATCCATTGCTCTTGCTCCAACGGAACAGGTGTATCGAACAGAGACATCGAGTATACCATCAAGAAAGACGACACGCTTTACCTCGTCGCAACTGAGGTGTTCGGAGGTCTGGTTGCCTACCAGAAGATCGCTGATATGAACAAAATCCCCGACCCAAGTAAAATTGATGTTGGTCAAAAGTTTTGGATCCCTTTGCCCTGTAGCTGTGATAAGTTGaaagatgaagatgttgttcaCTATGCACACGTGGTCAAACAAGGGAGCTCCCTCGGTGAGATCGCTGCTCAGTTTGGAACGGACAACACGACGCTGGCTCAGCTCAATGGAATCTCCGGCGACGCTCAGCTTCTTGCTGATTACCCTCTCAACGTCCCTCTCAAaggtttacaaattttttttggagcttttggatttgaaagTTTGTGACTTTAGGAGTTTTATTGATCATGTCTTAATGGGTTCGAATTTGGTAATAGTTTAGATCAAAGAAACGATTTTTATTTGTGAAATGAAAAGTCTGTGACTTTAGTAGATGATGATTGGGTGAGAAAGAAAGTTATGAACTTTGAACTTTATTTTGCAGCTTGTAGCTCTTCTGTGAGGAACGACTCGTTGGATGCTCCTCTACTTCTGTCAAACAACTCATACGCCTTTACTGCAAACACTTGCATCAAGTGTTCCTGTGACGCTTCAAAGAATTGGACGTAAGTGTGATGGATAATCTTGGAGTTATGTTGTGTGTTTTAAGTAAATTAGATTctgatggttttggttttgtcttttgttatcAGTTTAAGCTGTGAACCATCATCTCAGGTTAAGCCTTCGAATTCGACATGGGCAACTTGCCCGCCTTCACGGTGCGAAGGAGCTGAGGGTTTGTTTCTAGGCAACACGACTACTACGTCGACTAGCAGCTCTTGCGGACCTCGTACTTGCGCCTATGCTGGTTACTCCAAACAGACCATCTTTACCGTACTTACCCCAACTTGTCCAGGTTTGTTTGATCCACGTTTCTTCAGATTTGGTTATAGCATACAATTAATGACTTAATAACCTGGTTACTCTCTGATAAACAGATTCTGCTAGCCCTGGTAGTGGTAACTATGCGTCAACGTTCAGCCCAAGGTTCAGTTTCGTGATGGTGTTGATTCAGTGTGCGCTGCTTTGTCTCTATCTTCTCTAGtaatgttttgttgttatattaaTTATGAGTGTGAATCTAAGTACAGTTGGGATTGAAAATAAAGACATTGTTTCACCTGTAGCATCACGTCCTTGTACCATTATTATGTTGGAAACACTTCACCTTTGGACACATGTGTGGTTACCaactagaaaataataaaacattgatATGAAGTTAACCGTAATTTTTCATTATTCAAAAAGGTACTGCTCTGAGGCAGTTTGCACATTGCACTTTGCATATTACATGAACacaaaaagaaagggaaaaaaaaacgtaactttttatcataaaccatgttattttttcttgaaatttgaaATCCCAATTCGAGTTATCTCGAAAGAATGTGGAACACTAGAAGTATTTTCCTGTAAGTGTCAATCATACCGACGTGTGATGATTACACAGGGGGGGGAAGTTGAAAATTGTCAAGTCAATCCAAATTGGCAATAACGGCGTCAACGACCTCTTGAGTAGTGCTGCTTCCGCCTAGATCTTCAGTCCGGCACTTTCCTTCAGAGATAACACGCTTCACAGCTGTTTCAAGCCTGTCAGCAAATGAAGGGAACTGAAGGTGTCTAAGCATCATGGCTGATGAGAGTAGCAAAGCCACAGGGTTTGCATTCTTTTGCTCTTCCGTCGTATCCTTCCCTACGTTTCCTGCTGATGCACCTTGCTCAAAGACTGCATACTCCGCCCCACCATTTCCTATAGAAGCACTTCAGAGCATAAGTAAGAGAATCTACTTCTCTATTGTGATTTTAGTGCAGACTATTATTACCTCCAGGCATGACTCGAGTGCCTCCAGCAATACCAGCAGCAGTGTTTGCAACTAGATTACCATAAAGATTGGGCGTTACCTGCAAACCAGATTCATGTAAATAAGAGAAGATTTGAGAAACAGATACAATCGTAAATTCTGAAACACTTACCATGACGTCGAATTGCTCTGGCCTTGCTACAAGTTGCATACAACAGTTATCAACAATGATTTCGTTGTAGGCTATACTTGGATACTTCTTAGCAACCTCTTGACAAGATTCCAAAAACAAACCATCAGCCAGTTTCATGATATTGGCCTTGTGCACTGCCGTAACTTTCTTCCTATTGTTCAAGTAAGCATACTCAAACGCATACTTTGCAATACGCTCCGAACAAAACTTTGTGATCACCTAGCATAACATCAGCATCAGAGACATCTTTAAATAAGACAACTTCTATGCACCTAAACTCAATTCTAAACATTGatcaatcaaaatcatatatgtAACCAAAAAAGGTGAGAAAATGTCAACCTTAAGGCTCTCAACAACACCAGGAACAACCTCATGTTCAAGCCCAGCATATTCACCTTCAGTGTTCTCTCTAATGACAACAATATCAACGTTCTCATGACGAGAAGCTAAACCAGGCAAATTGAAACAGTTGACCAAAGACGCAAAGAGATCAAGCTCCTTCCTTAAACTAACATTGAGAGAGCTCACACCACCACCTACAGGTGTTGGAGTCTTAAGCCCACCTTTCAAACAAACTTTGTTCTTCTTAATCGAATCAAGTAATCCTTCAGGTAAGCTCTTCATATCTCCGTGTACTTCGAACGGTTCGAAGTAAACCGGAGCGTGCATCGCTTCCATCACTTGTTCAACCGCGTTTGTAACCAACGGACCAACTCCGTCTCCTGGGATTAAAGTCACCGGTCTTGGTTTCCCGTCGCCGGGTCTGGGCATGTAAGTCACGGATCGGGTTTGAATTTTCGAACCGTTTGTGATGTTACGAAGATTCTTCAGTAGAGAAAACGTTTGACGAGACATCTTCTTCTGCAAAATTATTGATCGGAATCAGATTCTTCTGAAGATGATCGAGAGAcaacgaagaagaggaagaagaagaagaagtaaaagcgTTTACTTTTTAGTCTATAACTTCTTTAATTTACATAATAGCCCTAATACTTTATCCGTTATTACATTTTGGacctatatataatttatgagatcaattttgaagattatgtttttgttatttacaaaATAGCCCTCGAGTTATTAATCTTATACGTTTTGGTctgtatttaatttaataattgattATAAGACCAATTTggaaaaattgaattttttttcagttctgTAGACTGTAGATCCATGGAACAGTCAGGTACACTTGTGAAAGCTTTGTTGAAGAACACGAACAATCCGAGATTAGCATGGAGTATCTTCAAGAGAGTGTCCTCTTCTCCTTCAGACGAAAGCCATGTGATCTCTTTAGCAGCGGCTCCTACGATCGCTCGTATCCTCGTTCGAGCTCAAATGCACAAAGAAATCGAAGACCTTCACAATCTTATACTCTCTTCGTCGTCATTCCAAAAGACGAAgctttcttcatctcttctctccGTTGTCTCGATCTTCGCGAAATCGAGTTACATTGATAAGGCGTTCCCGCAGTTTCAGTTAGTACGGTCGCGGTTCCCTGAGAACAAACCTGGGATTTATTTGTATAATGTGTTGTTTGAAAGTTGTATAAAGGAAAGACGTGTGGAGTTCGTTTCGTGGTTGTATAAAGATATGGTTTTGTGTGGGGTTGCTCCACAGACTTATACGTTTAATCTGTTGATCCGTGCTTTGTGTGATTCAAGTTGTGTGGATGCTGCTCGTGAgttgttcgacgaaatgcctgagAAAGGTTGTAACCCAAATGAGTTTACTTTTGGGATTTTGGTTCGTGGGTATTGTAAAGCTGGTTTGCCTGATAGAGGACTAGAGTTGTTGAATTCGATGGGAAGTTTTGGGGTTTTGCCTAATAAAGTTGTGTATAATACCATCGTTTCTAGCTTCTGTAGGGAAGGTAGGAACGATGATTCCGAAAAGCTGGTGGAGAAGATGCGAGAGGAAGGTTTGGTTCCTGATATTGTAACGTTCAACTCGAGGATATCAGCGCTGTGTAAAGAAGGAAAGGTTTTGGATGCGTCTAGAATTTTCAGTGATATGGAGCTTGATGAGTATCTTGGTCTTCCTCGTCCCAATAGTATAACATATAACTTGATGCTGAAAGGATTCTGCAAGGTAGGGTTGCTGGAGGATGCCAAGACCCTCTTTGAGTCGATTAGA
The Camelina sativa cultivar DH55 chromosome 15, Cs, whole genome shotgun sequence DNA segment above includes these coding regions:
- the LOC104747517 gene encoding isocitrate dehydrogenase [NAD] regulatory subunit 2, mitochondrial isoform X2 gives rise to the protein MSRQTFSLLKNLRNITNGSKIQTRSVTYMPRPGDGKPRPVTLIPGDGVGPLVTNAVEQVMEAMHAPVYFEPFEVHGDMKSLPEGLLDSIKKNKVCLKGGLKTPTPVGGGVSSLNVSLRKELDLFASLVNCFNLPGLASRHENVDIVVIRENTEGEYAGLEHEVVPGVVESLKFCSERIAKYAFEYAYLNNRKKVTAVHKANIMKLADGLFLESCQEVAKKYPSIAYNEIIVDNCCMQLVARPEQFDVMVTPNLYGNLVANTAAGIAGGTRVMPGGNGGAEYAVFEQGASAGNVGKDTTEEQKNANPVALLLSSAMMLRHLQFPSFADRLETAVKRVISEGKCRTEDLGGSSTTQEVVDAVIANLD
- the LOC104747517 gene encoding isocitrate dehydrogenase [NAD] regulatory subunit 2, mitochondrial isoform X1; the protein is MSRQTFSLLKNLRNITNGSKIQTRSVTYMPRPGDGKPRPVTLIPGDGVGPLVTNAVEQVMEAMHAPVYFEPFEVHGDMKSLPEGLLDSIKKNKVCLKGGLKTPTPVGGGVSSLNVSLRKELDLFASLVNCFNLPGLASRHENVDIVVIRENTEGEYAGLEHEVVPGVVESLKVITKFCSERIAKYAFEYAYLNNRKKVTAVHKANIMKLADGLFLESCQEVAKKYPSIAYNEIIVDNCCMQLVARPEQFDVMVTPNLYGNLVANTAAGIAGGTRVMPGGNGGAEYAVFEQGASAGNVGKDTTEEQKNANPVALLLSSAMMLRHLQFPSFADRLETAVKRVISEGKCRTEDLGGSSTTQEVVDAVIANLD
- the LOC104747518 gene encoding lysM domain-containing GPI-anchored protein 2 yields the protein METSRYTLPLLLVNIQTLFAVKNLRSILGANNLPLDTKPDQRVNPNQVVRIPIHCSCSNGTGVSNRDIEYTIKKDDTLYLVATEVFGGLVAYQKIADMNKIPDPSKIDVGQKFWIPLPCSCDKLKDEDVVHYAHVVKQGSSLGEIAAQFGTDNTTLAQLNGISGDAQLLADYPLNVPLKACSSSVRNDSLDAPLLLSNNSYAFTANTCIKCSCDASKNWTLSCEPSSQVKPSNSTWATCPPSRCEGAEGLFLGNTTTTSTSSSCGPRTCAYAGYSKQTIFTVLTPTCPDSASPGSGNYASTFSPRFSFVMVLIQCALLCLYLL